From Echinicola jeungdonensis, the proteins below share one genomic window:
- a CDS encoding ATP-binding protein — MKHELTLYCEKNKLSELRTFLDRVLNASQLSDINKNQLILAVEEVCANLIIHSHDCNPRDFIKLKVNQLDQSIIFEIMDSGEAFNMTEYNEPDLKEVIKKRRKGGLGIKLVRKIMDTIEFESSENQNICRLIKQLKSK; from the coding sequence ATGAAGCATGAGCTAACATTATATTGTGAAAAGAATAAACTTTCCGAGTTGAGGACCTTCCTTGATCGGGTATTAAATGCCTCCCAACTATCGGATATCAATAAAAACCAATTGATACTGGCAGTGGAGGAGGTATGCGCTAATTTGATCATTCATAGCCATGACTGCAACCCCAGGGATTTTATCAAATTGAAGGTCAATCAATTGGACCAAAGCATCATTTTTGAGATCATGGATTCCGGGGAAGCTTTTAACATGACCGAATATAACGAACCGGACCTCAAAGAAGTCATAAAAAAAAGAAGGAAGGGTGGGCTTGGCATCAAATTGGTCCGAAAAATCATGGACACCATTGAGTTTGAATCCTCAGAAAACCAAAATATTTGCCGGTTGATTAAACAATTGAAATCCAAATAA
- a CDS encoding peptidylprolyl isomerase, translating to MKIKYLCLLTLGIATACSPASKVIPADSGQEYQYLMTIGNEDIPAEEFLHVLSKSRDFDDESQKLSNEEFEENLSLFINYKLKVKEAEALGMHKSEEFRREFETFKEDLKKPYLLESSLREGEVRKAYNRLQEVVNASHILLRFPSNASKEDSIAVYNMAKKLQKKIQDGEDINQLALEYSQDPSAVKNKGDLGYFTALQMVYPFEDAVYELKPGEVSNPVLTQFGYHIIKLKDRKPNPGQVKVSHILVRTDPADPISEDHAKRKITDIYTELQKEESSWKEVCQNFSEDQGTKQSGGELPWFGVGSFIPEFENMAFSLEEPGEISAPIKTPYGYHIIRLEASKPLGSFDELEESLKAKILRDSRSDLIKEQVMAMQKSKYDFRENLSVSNKVKDIFDNYLPGDLEAIKNEISHQQLLDSTLFSTQNGKKSVADFIQFIKADEVVVKPKAKQFFKPWYHKFEEVSLNEAEEADLMKNNESFQLLVKEYRDGILLFNLMNEKVWQKALNDTSGQKTYFQDHQEQYQWEKRVGALVIKVNQKNYKDSLYAFLKEKPYSGDLKKKLEERFLKQEPLAFTMEQGTFELENHPVLSKVDLGKELQDLDVNKSLYFVALGNTIPSGPKKFSETRGKVIQDYQESLEDDLIKTLKEHYIIQINQDEKNRIANIVVKN from the coding sequence ATGAAAATAAAATATCTGTGTCTTTTGACATTGGGCATCGCTACAGCTTGCTCCCCTGCCTCAAAGGTAATACCAGCGGACTCAGGGCAGGAATATCAGTACCTGATGACCATTGGTAATGAGGATATCCCTGCTGAGGAATTTTTACATGTATTGTCCAAATCCCGTGATTTTGATGATGAATCGCAGAAACTTTCCAATGAAGAATTTGAGGAGAACCTTTCCCTTTTTATCAATTATAAACTAAAGGTAAAAGAAGCTGAAGCATTGGGAATGCATAAAAGTGAAGAGTTCCGCAGGGAGTTCGAAACTTTCAAAGAGGATCTAAAAAAGCCTTATCTACTGGAAAGTTCTTTACGGGAAGGAGAGGTCAGAAAAGCGTACAACCGCTTACAAGAGGTTGTAAATGCCAGTCATATTTTGCTCCGTTTTCCTTCCAATGCAAGCAAGGAAGATTCGATCGCCGTATATAATATGGCCAAAAAACTTCAGAAAAAAATTCAGGATGGAGAAGACATCAACCAACTTGCACTGGAATACTCCCAGGATCCATCTGCCGTAAAGAACAAAGGGGACTTGGGTTATTTCACAGCACTTCAAATGGTTTACCCCTTTGAGGATGCAGTCTATGAGTTGAAACCAGGGGAAGTTTCTAATCCCGTTTTGACCCAATTTGGTTATCATATCATAAAACTTAAGGACCGCAAACCCAATCCTGGCCAGGTCAAAGTTTCCCATATTCTTGTTCGCACCGATCCGGCTGACCCCATTTCAGAAGATCATGCCAAAAGAAAAATAACCGATATTTATACCGAGCTCCAAAAAGAGGAAAGTTCCTGGAAGGAAGTTTGTCAAAACTTCTCTGAAGACCAGGGCACCAAGCAATCCGGTGGAGAATTACCTTGGTTTGGGGTGGGATCTTTTATTCCCGAATTTGAAAATATGGCATTTTCCCTGGAGGAACCTGGGGAAATTTCCGCCCCTATTAAGACCCCATATGGCTATCACATCATCCGTTTGGAAGCTTCCAAACCATTGGGCTCTTTTGATGAGCTGGAAGAAAGCCTCAAGGCCAAAATACTAAGAGACAGCAGGTCTGATCTGATCAAGGAACAGGTCATGGCCATGCAAAAATCAAAATATGATTTCAGGGAAAACTTATCCGTCTCCAATAAGGTAAAAGATATTTTTGACAATTATCTTCCTGGAGACCTAGAAGCTATAAAGAATGAAATCTCCCATCAACAATTATTGGACAGCACCCTGTTCAGCACCCAAAATGGCAAAAAATCCGTAGCTGATTTTATCCAATTTATCAAAGCGGACGAAGTAGTGGTAAAACCAAAAGCAAAACAGTTTTTCAAGCCATGGTATCATAAGTTTGAGGAGGTTTCCCTCAACGAAGCCGAAGAAGCCGACTTGATGAAAAACAATGAATCCTTTCAATTATTGGTCAAGGAGTATAGGGATGGCATTTTGCTATTTAATCTAATGAATGAAAAGGTATGGCAAAAAGCCCTAAATGATACCTCCGGGCAGAAAACTTATTTTCAAGACCATCAAGAGCAATATCAATGGGAAAAAAGAGTAGGAGCTTTAGTTATCAAGGTAAATCAAAAAAATTATAAAGACAGCCTTTATGCTTTTTTAAAAGAAAAGCCTTATTCGGGAGACCTGAAAAAGAAATTGGAGGAAAGATTCCTTAAACAAGAACCTTTGGCTTTTACGATGGAACAAGGCACCTTTGAACTTGAAAATCACCCGGTATTGTCCAAAGTGGATTTGGGCAAAGAACTTCAGGATCTGGATGTGAACAAAAGTCTTTACTTTGTTGCCTTAGGAAACACAATTCCTTCAGGCCCCAAAAAATTTTCTGAAACCCGGGGAAAAGTCATTCAGGATTATCAGGAAAGCCTTGAGGATGATCTGATTAAAACATTAAAAGAACATTATATCATCCAAATCAATCAGGATGAAAAAAACAGGATAGCCAATATTGTTGTCAAAAATTAA
- a CDS encoding peptidyl-prolyl cis-trans isomerase → MSKINSILLSFVFLPMVGCDFFKFKTAEEEKNNPVVATVDGNSLRHADLDFVTKETQGLADSTNLAKRYVQSWIKKQLMIKAASKNITISQAELDKKLLDYKYALIVYQFEKDYIEENLDREVSEEDIATYYQKNQENFTLKEIIVRSNFIKMEKTLSQNTQVERMLKRNEEDDRHKLRDLALKSATNYFLEDSTWIKFEDIIINTPLTETTNVVQLLQQNDFIKVEDDTYNYYFKILDFKLQDQVPPVEFVKDEISKIIINKRKVSLAEELQNQIYNRALENNEFKIYEQP, encoded by the coding sequence TTGTCAAAAATTAATTCCATACTGCTCAGCTTTGTATTCCTGCCCATGGTAGGTTGTGACTTCTTTAAGTTTAAAACTGCTGAAGAGGAAAAAAACAACCCCGTGGTGGCTACAGTGGATGGCAATTCTCTGCGGCATGCGGATCTGGATTTTGTCACAAAAGAAACACAAGGGCTGGCTGATAGCACCAATTTGGCCAAAAGGTATGTGCAGTCCTGGATCAAAAAACAATTAATGATCAAAGCGGCAAGCAAAAACATTACTATTAGTCAGGCAGAATTGGACAAAAAGCTGCTTGATTACAAATATGCCCTGATCGTCTATCAATTTGAAAAGGATTATATAGAAGAAAACCTGGACAGGGAAGTCAGCGAGGAAGATATTGCTACCTACTACCAGAAAAATCAGGAAAATTTCACGCTAAAGGAAATTATCGTCAGGTCCAATTTTATCAAAATGGAAAAAACCCTTTCCCAAAACACCCAAGTGGAAAGGATGCTGAAAAGGAACGAAGAAGATGACAGGCATAAATTAAGGGATTTGGCTCTTAAATCAGCCACCAATTATTTTCTGGAAGACTCCACCTGGATAAAATTTGAGGACATCATCATCAATACTCCCCTGACGGAAACCACTAATGTGGTGCAATTATTGCAGCAAAATGATTTTATCAAAGTAGAGGATGACACCTATAATTACTATTTTAAAATTCTTGATTTTAAATTACAGGACCAGGTTCCACCGGTGGAATTTGTAAAAGATGAAATATCGAAAATCATCATCAACAAAAGAAAAGTTAGTTTAGCAGAGGAACTTCAAAATCAAATTTATAATCGCGCACTGGAAAATAATGAGTTTAAAATATATGAACAGCCCTAA
- a CDS encoding peptidylprolyl isomerase, which yields MNSPKTVLTLLSFCLLSFSLFAQSKEDKQEKPEGQVLDKIIAKVDNYIILESDLQKAYVDAVSQSQEGFEAPSRCDIFESLLINKLLVAKAEIDSVIVTDAEVMLEADRRFSMILQQFGGDEDMLVETYGKTAEQLKAELHDKLKEQQIISKMRKNITQNLAVSPAEVREFYNQIPKDSLPFFSAEVAVGQIVKKPEVNREEKDRVADKLREIKQKILDGEADFAKMALRYSEDPGSKTRGGDLGFSQKGAMVPEYEAAALKLREGEISEPVESDFGYHLIQLLEKRSDSYNSRHILIKPKPTKEDIKRTERELDSLRNLIALDSIEFSKAAKEYSEDRNTSDNGGFFTDPTTGANRLTLRTLEDPILYFTLDTMKVGTLSHAISYEEQNQRTGESEPAVRLLYYKNRFPAHRANLKDDYEKLKAAAKKKKESEILDEWFKLAKEEVYIDIDPAYDRCNALED from the coding sequence ATGAACAGCCCTAAGACAGTATTGACCCTATTGAGCTTTTGTCTATTATCCTTTTCCCTATTTGCACAAAGTAAGGAGGATAAGCAAGAAAAACCCGAAGGGCAGGTATTGGACAAGATTATTGCCAAAGTGGATAATTACATTATCCTAGAGTCCGATTTGCAAAAAGCATACGTAGACGCAGTCTCACAATCCCAGGAAGGCTTTGAAGCCCCTAGCCGTTGTGATATTTTTGAATCCCTGTTGATCAATAAACTTTTAGTTGCCAAAGCTGAAATTGATTCGGTCATTGTAACCGATGCAGAGGTAATGCTTGAAGCGGACAGAAGATTTTCCATGATTCTGCAGCAATTTGGGGGAGATGAAGATATGCTGGTTGAAACTTATGGAAAGACAGCAGAACAATTAAAAGCTGAACTTCATGACAAACTCAAAGAACAACAGATCATTTCCAAAATGAGGAAAAACATTACTCAGAATTTGGCGGTATCCCCCGCAGAGGTTCGGGAATTTTACAACCAGATACCTAAGGATTCCCTACCTTTCTTTTCTGCAGAGGTAGCCGTTGGGCAAATTGTAAAAAAACCAGAAGTAAACAGGGAAGAAAAGGACCGAGTGGCGGACAAACTCAGGGAAATCAAACAAAAAATCCTTGACGGTGAAGCTGATTTTGCCAAGATGGCATTGAGGTATTCTGAAGATCCCGGCTCAAAAACCAGAGGAGGGGATCTAGGTTTTTCACAAAAAGGGGCCATGGTGCCTGAATATGAAGCTGCTGCTCTGAAATTAAGGGAAGGAGAAATCAGTGAACCTGTGGAATCTGATTTTGGGTACCACCTAATTCAATTACTGGAAAAAAGATCCGACTCTTACAATTCAAGGCATATTTTGATCAAACCCAAACCCACTAAGGAAGATATTAAAAGAACAGAAAGGGAATTGGACAGTTTAAGGAATTTGATCGCATTGGACAGTATAGAATTTTCCAAGGCCGCCAAAGAGTATTCTGAGGACAGAAACACTTCTGATAACGGCGGTTTCTTTACCGACCCCACAACCGGAGCTAACCGATTAACTTTGAGGACACTGGAAGACCCTATTCTTTATTTCACCTTGGATACCATGAAAGTGGGAACCCTAAGTCATGCCATCAGTTATGAGGAACAAAACCAAAGGACAGGGGAATCAGAACCTGCAGTTCGCCTATTGTATTACAAAAACCGTTTTCCCGCCCACAGAGCCAATTTGAAAGACGATTATGAGAAGTTAAAAGCTGCAGCCAAAAAGAAAAAAGAAAGTGAAATTCTGGATGAATGGTTTAAGCTGGCAAAAGAAGAAGTCTATATAGATATTGATCCTGCTTACGATCGTTGTAATGCATTAGAGGACTAA
- the pheS gene encoding phenylalanine--tRNA ligase subunit alpha: MYQDKVEALKSEISKAEANTKEELEAYRMRFISKKSVIGDLFSAMKEIPNDQKREFGQLVNSVKQLAEEKFKELIETVNAKTQKAKSSDIDLTLPPTNVEVGGIHPLTATKQRIIEIFERIGFNLSEGPEIEDDWHNFTALNFPENHPAREMQDTFFIEKNPDIALRTHTSSVQVRVMENQKPPIRTLSPGRVFRNEAISARAHCIFHQVEGLYVDENVGFADLKQTLYHFAKEMFGKETKVRFRPSYFPFTEPSAEIDISCLLCKGKGCNICKGTGWVEIGGAGMVDPNVLENCGIDNQKYTGFAFGMGIERIAMLKYQIKDLRLFTENDIRFLKQFKPLL, encoded by the coding sequence ATGTATCAAGATAAAGTAGAAGCCCTAAAATCTGAGATTTCTAAGGCTGAAGCCAACACCAAAGAAGAACTGGAAGCTTACCGCATGCGGTTTATCAGCAAAAAAAGTGTAATTGGTGATCTTTTCTCTGCCATGAAGGAAATTCCCAATGATCAAAAAAGGGAATTTGGCCAATTGGTTAATAGCGTCAAACAACTGGCCGAGGAAAAATTCAAGGAGTTGATTGAGACGGTAAATGCCAAAACACAAAAAGCAAAATCTTCAGATATCGACTTGACCCTGCCCCCAACCAATGTGGAAGTAGGCGGCATTCATCCCCTTACCGCTACCAAACAACGGATTATTGAGATTTTTGAGCGTATTGGCTTCAACCTTTCTGAGGGACCGGAAATTGAGGACGATTGGCATAATTTTACCGCCCTGAATTTCCCTGAAAACCACCCTGCCAGGGAAATGCAGGATACCTTTTTTATTGAAAAAAATCCGGATATTGCCCTTAGAACTCATACCTCTTCAGTTCAGGTCAGGGTGATGGAAAATCAGAAACCACCGATCCGTACATTGTCCCCAGGTCGGGTTTTTAGAAATGAAGCCATATCTGCCAGGGCACACTGTATATTCCATCAGGTAGAAGGGCTGTATGTGGATGAAAATGTTGGTTTTGCTGACCTGAAACAGACCCTTTATCATTTCGCCAAGGAAATGTTTGGAAAAGAAACCAAAGTTCGTTTTAGGCCTTCTTACTTCCCTTTTACAGAACCAAGTGCGGAAATCGATATTTCCTGTCTTCTGTGTAAGGGAAAAGGCTGTAATATTTGTAAAGGAACTGGCTGGGTAGAAATTGGCGGTGCCGGAATGGTGGATCCCAATGTCCTGGAAAATTGTGGTATCGACAATCAAAAATATACAGGCTTTGCCTTTGGGATGGGAATTGAAAGAATTGCCATGCTTAAATATCAAATAAAAGATTTAAGACTGTTTACTGAAAATGATATCCGTTTCCTCAAACAGTTTAAACCATTGTTATAA
- a CDS encoding RluA family pseudouridine synthase, whose translation MSEEMEELENENGQDLFEHFKLEVDPGQAAMRIDKFLTEKVANATRNKVQQAIDNGYVQVNNASCKSNYKVKPGDVITVMLLNPPRETEVIPENIPLDILFEDDHLLVVNKPAGMVVHPAYGNWTGTLVNGLVYHFNQLPEMPGNTGRPGLVHRIDKDTSGLLVIAKSEIAMNGLAKQFFDHTIERTYEALVWGEPKDDEGTIDAHVGRSAKDRKVMNTYPEGDQGKHAITHWEVIKRLRYVSLIQCKLETGRTHQIRSHMKHLGHPLFNDHMYGGDKIRKGTQFSKYKAFVQNCFKVLPRQALHAKSIGFVHPVSKEKLFFEAKLPEDMAEVLKKWEDYVNLDG comes from the coding sequence ATGTCAGAAGAAATGGAAGAATTGGAAAACGAGAATGGTCAAGATTTGTTTGAGCATTTCAAACTGGAAGTAGATCCGGGACAAGCTGCTATGCGGATTGATAAGTTTTTAACAGAAAAAGTAGCCAATGCTACCCGTAATAAAGTCCAGCAGGCCATAGATAATGGATATGTCCAAGTAAATAATGCCTCCTGTAAGTCCAACTATAAGGTCAAGCCGGGGGATGTGATTACCGTTATGCTGTTGAATCCCCCAAGGGAGACAGAAGTGATCCCCGAAAATATCCCCTTGGATATTTTATTTGAGGATGATCATTTGTTGGTGGTGAATAAGCCGGCAGGAATGGTGGTTCACCCTGCCTATGGAAACTGGACGGGGACGCTGGTCAATGGTTTGGTTTATCATTTTAATCAATTACCTGAAATGCCAGGTAATACCGGGCGACCAGGACTGGTGCACAGGATTGATAAAGATACAAGTGGTTTGCTGGTAATAGCAAAATCAGAAATTGCTATGAACGGTTTGGCCAAACAATTTTTTGACCATACCATCGAACGGACCTATGAGGCATTGGTCTGGGGTGAGCCCAAAGATGATGAAGGTACCATCGATGCCCATGTGGGAAGAAGTGCAAAGGACAGAAAAGTAATGAATACCTATCCCGAAGGTGACCAAGGCAAACATGCTATTACCCATTGGGAAGTCATCAAAAGACTCCGTTACGTTTCTTTGATTCAATGTAAATTGGAAACTGGCCGAACTCATCAAATCCGTTCCCATATGAAACATTTGGGCCATCCCCTTTTTAATGATCATATGTATGGTGGAGATAAAATCAGAAAAGGTACCCAATTTTCAAAATATAAAGCTTTCGTTCAAAATTGCTTTAAAGTTTTGCCCAGGCAGGCCTTGCATGCAAAATCTATTGGTTTTGTCCATCCCGTTAGCAAAGAAAAACTCTTCTTTGAGGCTAAATTGCCGGAGGATATGGCAGAAGTGCTTAAGAAATGGGAGGATTATGTGAATTTGGATGGTTAA
- a CDS encoding 1-aminocyclopropane-1-carboxylate deaminase/D-cysteine desulfhydrase: protein MKSIIFSLIKANKIPISKIILDELEPFQVQLFLKRLDHIHPAVSGNKYYKLIYNLREAKKLGYKKVLTFGGAFSNHIFATAAAAKDFGLQSIGVIRGEPTLPLNPTLTFAREKGMELTYLNRKQYRIKDSPEILKKLEDQFPSFYLIPEGGTNALAIQGAGEILSPSDFEMDVIALSVGTGGTIAGILSKAEQNQKVLGFPALKGNFVQDEVKHLLTQNSIHPTCEWEIIGDHHFGGYGKFQPELIDFIKYFKNKTGIPLDPIYTGKLMFGILEEIKKGRFQKGNKIMAIHTGGLQGIAGFNQRFGENLESQ from the coding sequence ATGAAATCAATTATTTTCTCCTTGATTAAAGCCAATAAGATCCCCATAAGCAAAATCATACTGGATGAGCTGGAACCATTCCAGGTGCAGTTGTTTCTAAAAAGATTGGATCACATTCACCCTGCAGTTAGTGGCAATAAATATTATAAACTGATCTATAACTTAAGAGAGGCCAAAAAATTGGGGTATAAAAAGGTACTTACTTTTGGAGGAGCCTTTTCGAATCATATTTTTGCCACAGCAGCAGCAGCAAAGGATTTTGGACTCCAAAGCATTGGAGTTATCAGGGGGGAGCCCACTTTACCTCTAAACCCCACCTTAACTTTTGCCAGGGAAAAAGGTATGGAGTTAACCTATTTGAATAGAAAACAATATCGCATTAAAGATTCTCCTGAAATACTTAAAAAATTAGAAGACCAGTTCCCCTCCTTTTACCTCATCCCGGAAGGCGGAACAAATGCCCTTGCCATTCAGGGAGCAGGAGAAATTTTATCCCCGAGTGATTTTGAAATGGATGTCATTGCCTTAAGTGTTGGCACTGGAGGAACCATTGCTGGTATTCTTTCCAAAGCAGAGCAAAACCAAAAGGTCCTGGGCTTTCCTGCCTTAAAAGGAAATTTTGTACAAGATGAAGTCAAACACCTATTAACGCAAAACAGTATCCATCCTACATGTGAATGGGAAATCATCGGAGATCATCATTTTGGAGGCTACGGAAAATTCCAGCCAGAATTGATAGATTTTATTAAATATTTCAAAAATAAAACCGGGATTCCCCTGGATCCCATTTATACCGGGAAATTAATGTTTGGAATCCTAGAAGAAATCAAAAAAGGTAGATTCCAAAAAGGCAATAAAATAATGGCCATTCACACAGGCGGATTACAGGGAATAGCAGGTTTTAACCAACGTTTTGGGGAAAATCTTGAATCTCAATAA
- a CDS encoding CynX/NimT family MFS transporter has protein sequence MEDAQGSSKSESSILLIIGVLLVSFSLRPSITSVGPLIPLIREDLNLSNAWSGFLTTLPLLTFATFSLFASTIGDWLGISRAVLWGLILTGLGLFIRVQGGVFLLYFGTGLTGIGIVICNVLLIPLIKIRMPNRLGLMTSLFTTGMSLFAAIGSGVSVPLALDLGLGWRGSLLSWIILILVTILFWIPQLRKQKTKSKEGGQKGKSKVWKSRLAWQVSLYMGIQSMIYFTLIAWLPDLLISKGFTVSQAGLILSLMQIIGLLGAFLSPLIAVRYKEQVKTAVGLGVGYILGFATLFTHQSEWIYAGLVLVGICLGASISLVYTLISLRSEGENTAGLSGMAQSTGYYLAALGPVLMGGLFDLFGEWNLLVVILIVCAIGIIYLGTKVGRDVKV, from the coding sequence ATGGAAGATGCCCAAGGTTCAAGTAAATCTGAATCCAGCATATTGCTGATAATAGGTGTTTTGCTTGTGTCATTTAGCCTAAGGCCTTCCATTACCTCTGTAGGCCCTTTGATTCCATTGATCAGGGAGGACTTAAATTTGTCCAATGCCTGGTCTGGATTTTTGACCACCTTACCTTTGTTGACCTTTGCAACCTTTTCCCTTTTTGCTTCCACGATTGGTGATTGGTTAGGCATTAGCCGGGCAGTCCTTTGGGGCTTGATATTAACGGGACTGGGGCTATTTATTAGGGTGCAAGGGGGCGTGTTTTTATTGTATTTTGGGACTGGCCTTACGGGGATTGGGATAGTTATTTGCAATGTGCTTTTGATCCCTTTAATCAAGATAAGGATGCCAAACAGGTTGGGGTTGATGACCAGTCTTTTTACCACAGGCATGTCACTGTTTGCAGCCATTGGTTCTGGGGTCAGTGTACCTTTAGCTCTTGATCTGGGTTTGGGATGGAGAGGTTCACTTTTGAGCTGGATAATATTGATCTTAGTGACCATATTATTCTGGATTCCCCAATTGCGAAAACAAAAGACTAAAAGCAAAGAAGGGGGCCAAAAAGGGAAATCGAAAGTTTGGAAATCAAGATTGGCCTGGCAGGTGAGTTTATATATGGGGATCCAGTCTATGATTTATTTTACCTTGATAGCTTGGTTGCCCGATTTGTTAATTTCGAAAGGTTTTACGGTTTCTCAAGCAGGCTTGATTTTAAGTTTAATGCAAATAATTGGCTTGTTGGGGGCTTTTTTATCTCCCTTGATCGCAGTCCGGTATAAAGAACAGGTTAAAACCGCAGTAGGGTTAGGAGTTGGGTATATATTGGGGTTTGCAACCCTGTTTACTCATCAATCTGAATGGATATATGCTGGGTTGGTTTTGGTGGGGATTTGCTTAGGAGCAAGTATTAGTTTGGTTTATACCTTGATTAGCCTTCGTTCTGAAGGGGAGAATACCGCAGGCCTTTCAGGGATGGCCCAATCTACTGGTTATTATTTGGCGGCCTTGGGACCTGTTTTGATGGGAGGCCTTTTTGATTTGTTTGGAGAATGGAACCTTTTGGTGGTTATATTGATAGTTTGTGCCATTGGGATTATTTATTTGGGTACTAAAGTGGGGAGAGATGTAAAAGTTTGA
- the hemH gene encoding ferrochelatase, producing MENNSARIGILLVNLGTPDSTSVSDVRKYLREFLMDGRVIDIPFLSRWFLVNCIIAPFRAPKSAKEYEKLWTDRGSPLLFHTKDLKEKLEEELDQNRYQVEIAMRYQSPSIENGLKKLQVAKVEKIIVLPLFPQYASATNGSVIQKVIEVAKDWQVLPSLNFVSQFMDNRLFIEAWSNIAREKLEKERYDAYLFSYHGLPERQIYKASCDGFCKLNEFCCGKLTEENRFCYRAQCYHTTRLIAKNLDLDPSKVYTSFQSRLGKDPWVQPYTEDLVKELAQKGHNKVLAFSPAFVADCLETTIEVGEEYKENFEALGGKQWDLVPSLNSHPTWVDCVKDLVIKNS from the coding sequence ATGGAAAATAATTCAGCCAGGATTGGAATTTTATTGGTCAACTTAGGAACCCCGGACAGTACCTCTGTTTCTGATGTGAGGAAATATCTTAGAGAATTTTTGATGGATGGCCGGGTGATTGACATCCCTTTTCTTTCCCGTTGGTTCTTGGTGAATTGTATCATCGCGCCTTTTCGGGCTCCAAAATCTGCCAAGGAATATGAAAAATTATGGACGGATCGTGGCTCCCCTTTGCTGTTTCATACCAAAGATTTAAAAGAAAAATTGGAAGAAGAGCTTGATCAAAATAGGTATCAGGTGGAAATTGCCATGCGGTATCAATCCCCAAGTATTGAAAATGGATTGAAAAAGCTTCAAGTTGCCAAGGTTGAAAAAATTATTGTTCTGCCCTTATTTCCTCAATATGCTTCTGCCACCAACGGATCTGTAATTCAAAAAGTAATCGAGGTAGCCAAAGATTGGCAAGTCCTGCCTTCCCTGAATTTTGTGTCTCAATTTATGGACAATCGTCTGTTTATTGAAGCTTGGTCCAATATCGCGCGTGAAAAATTAGAAAAAGAAAGGTATGATGCTTATTTGTTTTCCTACCATGGGCTTCCTGAAAGGCAAATTTACAAAGCCTCTTGTGATGGTTTTTGTAAGCTAAATGAATTTTGTTGCGGCAAATTGACTGAGGAAAACCGTTTTTGCTATCGGGCCCAATGTTATCATACCACCCGGCTGATAGCCAAAAATCTTGACCTGGATCCATCCAAAGTATATACTTCATTTCAAAGCCGTTTGGGTAAAGACCCATGGGTACAGCCTTATACCGAAGATTTGGTAAAGGAATTGGCACAAAAAGGGCATAATAAAGTATTAGCATTTTCCCCTGCCTTTGTTGCGGATTGTTTGGAAACAACCATTGAGGTAGGGGAAGAGTACAAAGAGAATTTTGAAGCGTTAGGAGGCAAGCAATGGGACCTTGTGCCAAGTTTAAATTCCCATCCCACTTGGGTGGATTGTGTCAAAGACCTGGTAATAAAAAACTCCTAA
- a CDS encoding DUF4168 domain-containing protein, which yields MTYLKELKVISLFSVLMICMVGLPVMAQQASLEVNEDFTDEEYQKFVKINTEIIPVQQEVQGKMMKVIQEEGLDIKRFQELAQAQQTGGLKDASSNAEELAKFNKAGQRVMKMQKEVQTLVQEVITNNELSLQKFQEISLAYNQSDKVRKKIDDLIKKEMEKE from the coding sequence ATGACTTATTTGAAAGAACTGAAAGTTATTAGTTTATTTTCCGTTTTGATGATTTGCATGGTTGGATTACCAGTTATGGCCCAGCAAGCATCCCTAGAGGTGAATGAGGATTTTACCGATGAAGAGTATCAAAAATTTGTTAAGATTAATACGGAGATCATCCCTGTACAGCAGGAAGTTCAAGGAAAGATGATGAAAGTAATTCAGGAGGAAGGATTAGATATTAAGCGCTTTCAGGAGCTTGCACAGGCTCAGCAGACTGGAGGCCTTAAAGATGCTTCATCCAATGCCGAGGAGCTTGCCAAATTTAACAAAGCAGGACAGCGTGTAATGAAGATGCAAAAAGAAGTGCAAACTCTAGTGCAGGAAGTAATTACAAATAATGAGCTTTCTTTACAGAAATTTCAGGAAATTTCCCTGGCCTACAATCAAAGTGATAAAGTAAGAAAAAAAATAGATGATTTAATTAAGAAAGAAATGGAAAAGGAATAA